The DNA window TTACAAGTGTAAAATTCATTGTTGAATCACCGGCACTtgacattacatgtatctatatttcTAAATAATAAAGCATTATACACCCTACCTACATGTAAAAacgttggtttttttttaggtaTGGATACAtctttttataataagaaaaaaatacatgtatatataccgtCAAGTGCCTGTGGGTTGACCAACTGACCTTGAGTAGTACTGGTAAGGCTTGTCCTGGGTCAGTGAGTCACACAGTTCTCTGAACCCAACACTGACGATGCAGGAGGAGACAAACATGACGGCGGTCACCAGAGAGTTGAGAAGAATGAACGGCATCACCCACATCTGGGACCTGTAATGCAATATACGCGGAGAGTCCAGGATATAGTTCCATATGGCACCACACATTCATATATAAAGATAAGTTTGGTAAAATATGGGCTTTTTTGTTAGGAGACGTATCAAAGACTCATTCCAGTTTGTGCATAGAATTGCAAGTTCCGGACACTTTGCAAAGTATGACTTCCACAAATAAATTGACCCCACACTCAAAATGCCCAAAATGTATCATTTGGTGCATAAATAACGTGTATATTCtaattacgagaaaaaaatcaaaataataggAATCGGGTGGGAATAACGAGATACAAAGATGCAATTAAATGTAATTGGTTAATTTGAAATGATCTAATAAGACAGAACACAGACTTACGAAATTGACGGATCTTTTTGTGACTTATAAATGGCGTAGGAATTGTAGATTCCCATCCCCAAAGCGTAGAAAATACAGACAAACACACCGACATAGATGGGGAAATCACAGTTTGCCTTGGAACTGAAGCTCAGTGTATAGTGAGTAGCATTAAACGGCTTCAGTGAACCGTACAGCACACATCCCTTGGACTGAATCTAGAACACAGTTCAATTCAACTCATGATTAACTTCTTATTTACCCCAACAATTTCATTTCTGATAATGTTCGACATTATAAGAGAAACGGTAAAACGTAAGTAATATCTGTTAAAGAAACATTTCAAACGAATGGAACAATTATAATTTTAGTTGGTTTGTCCAAAATATCTGTTTTGTGGTAACTGATAAAAGACACGTTTTTCTTAAGATTTTCCCAAAATAAAATGATCGGTCTGCAAAATACCCATTAGTCTTTTTGTTTCTCTTTGTAGCTTTTCCTTTAACCCTCATATCGTCCATATTGAACGCTATCGTGGTATAATTTTTAAGAGACCACACATACATGGTCTTTCTTTGATGATAAAATATacacagatatacatgtacatacagtgTGGACGCCTTTAGAAGAAACTGATAACATCAAATTGACTTGAATCCACAAATTGAAGCAAATGGGTCGTAAAACAAATGCTGATATAGCTCAGTTACTTTATCTAAATGTTGCAAAGTGAAATTAggtaatgtttttaatttttcaatttgtaaCTGATCAAGAATAACTGCCATTGTTTTGCTCTAATTATAGATGGAAATAGATGGATTTAAATaaggcatgtacatgtatgtttaatgtTTTACATCTGTATCGCTTTgcataattagaaattaatttgGCGGGAGAACGAATGGGGAGTAAGAAGTTGAAAAAGCCCAGCCGCTGACATTGCATGCAGAAATAAAAACCTTCTAAAAACACCACTTGTACCATGCACCATGTACTTCATTATATGTATACTGTAAACAGATACTGTTTTAGAcgcattttaagaaaattatatatatccATCAGCAGATTGGTTGAAATGTACTCACATCAGTGACTCCTATTGGTATAGATATTGCAAATccacaaacaaaaataaagaaatataacaACGTGTTTACACACAGCTGAACATCAAAAACAGCCATCGTCCACGATCACCGTATCACGGTGTGTAAATTAAGGGGCGTATctaagtatacatgtacgtacacaACACCGAGCCCGAGAATGTAAGGTTAACCTGTCTACTTGGAAATCAGTAACGATTATAGTGCACGGTATGCATTTGTTCATATCGTTTGTttgaaactttttatttttccaGGGGTTTTTAAATGGTATTAATTGTCATACTTAGctcaatatatatatagcttTGGTCGGTTTATATTGACCATCACTACCTTAATTTTTCAGGATTAAAATAATCTTTTCGttacaaatttaaaagttaTAGAATGACGACAAAACACGATTGCCTGATCAcgttaaattttaaattgcattttattataaataggAAGAATTTGGCCAtattatgaaataagaaattataaaaccCGCTTTATGCAATAAAACATAGTAAGAAACAAAACACGTCATTATCGACgtacttttgtttatatttatatctatgCCTAAAATGTGTCAACCAAGTGGTTTcaattctctaaaaaaaaaaaaacccacacacacacaccctccgaaattaaaaaaaaaaccccaaaaaacccaaaaacaatTAAACCAAAAGAAACCGAAATATCAGACAAAAGATTTAAAGGCAAAAATATACCTTTATAATCCAATGTAGGTGACCATTCGttaatctaaaaaataatataattatgtggtgaattaaaaaaaatgtgtcccAAACGGGGGCACCCCCATCCGGCATCCCCACCTTCGTTATAGCGTTAAGTGTCTGAATTGTCTCAATAGTACGTAGAATTTATTAGCAATTTGATATACTTTTCGAATAAGACATGTTttagtaaatagaaataatgaaataaacaaagaaaacaaacatcCACGCCTTACTTTCGGTTTCACAATTTAATACCATCGGGTTCGATATTCAATGTATCCGGGAAGTGCTGCACAGAATGGATTCCTCAGACGCAGGACCTGATAAAAGACCAGCTATTCATATTGGAATTCTTACAGGTAAAGTGCCTGTGTAATTAACAAATGGTACTTTAGCACCATGTTGTTAAACAAAAGGCTGTCAATGCTCGATCGTGGCC is part of the Crassostrea angulata isolate pt1a10 chromosome 3, ASM2561291v2, whole genome shotgun sequence genome and encodes:
- the LOC128175490 gene encoding transmembrane protein 179B-like translates to MAVFDVQLCVNTLLYFFIFVCGFAISIPIGVTDIQSKGCVLYGSLKPFNATHYTLSFSSKANCDFPIYVGVFVCIFYALGMGIYNSYAIYKSQKDPSISSQMWVMPFILLNSLVTAVMFVSSCIVSVGFRELCDSLTQDKPYQYYSSCDKAQNQKLRLDGTSNIVSLGHFYAYINVTQTASWICTLGWLALVISGIVRFALNRRLRTQGAAMSSDTANISTIEPTA